The sequence AGAATCCGTAATAGGTTTTGTCAAGAATTTCGCCGAGCCAAAAAGCTAATCCTAAATTAAAAAAAACCATGAATGACGCAATTAATACAAAGACAACAGAATGAGGTATAAATGACGAAACAACATCCGATGTTTTATCCGCAGCTTTGAGTTTTACTAACTCATAGCTCGTTTTGACATATTCGGTGGTTCTTTCCAGCAGTGATTCAATTGACTTTGCATTGTCTTCCATAACTTCGATTTTGATAATGTTATATAAACACCACGGCATTTATTTTTCTGCCGGTTGTAATACCGCTTGCAATTGATTAATTTACTTTAAAAGCATTTCAAC comes from Bacteroidales bacterium and encodes:
- a CDS encoding phage holin family protein, which gives rise to MPWCLYNIIKIEVMEDNAKSIESLLERTTEYVKTSYELVKLKAADKTSDVVSSFIPHSVVFVLIASFMVFFNLGLAFWLGEILDKTYYGFFVIAVFYGIIGIVLHFFMHKRLKKLICNYIIKQLLK